In a genomic window of Drosophila takahashii strain IR98-3 E-12201 chromosome 3L, DtakHiC1v2, whole genome shotgun sequence:
- the LOC108059060 gene encoding ketohexokinase isoform X2 yields the protein MYGNKLSWAVEQFPVEHTYEKAIGGYWMRGGNASNNCTVLSNLGVKVEFFGMLSSLCVFQVLIDDLKARGIIIENCPTCDQDAPFASVILTKSTKTRNIVICNSDFPDVGIEDFRKLDLSQYGWIHMRVLHFKNTLAMVKELTAYNAARREKIVLSLEFDNSLEEMWPLMDYCDYAIFSKQLAQPNGWVSLEDACLQLDERLRMRWGLNLKRPYVVVLWGAEGAGFLDLDGNYTHVKAHKPKRIVDALGAGDTFVGAFIYALYIRERSLPVAVDFGNRMASYKCTKNGYDHIANILLPPIL from the exons ATGTATGGCAACAAGCTGAGCTGGGCGGTTG AGCAGTTCCCCGTGGAGCACACGTACGAGAAGGCCATCGGGGGCTACTGGATGCGCGGCGGCAACGCGTCGAACAACTGCACCGTGCTCTCGAATCTGGGGGTCAAGGTGGAGTTCTTCGGCATGCTGAGCAGCCTGTGTGTGTTTCAGGTGCTGATCGATGACCTGAAGGCGCGCGGCATCATCATTGAGAACTGCCCGACCTGCGACCAGGACGCGCCGTTCGCCTCCGTGATCCTCACCAAGTCGACCAAAACGCGCAACATTGTCATCTGCAACAGTGACTTTCCGGACGTGGGCATCGAGGACTTCCGGAAGCTGGACCTCAGCCAGTACGGCTGGATCCACATGCGGGTGCTGCACTTCAAGAACACGCTGGCGATGGTCAAGGAGCTGACGGCCTACAATGCGGCCAGGCGGGAGAAGATCGTGCTGTCGCTGGAGTTCGACAACAGCCTGGAGGAGATGTGGCCCCTGATGGACTACTGCGACTATGCCATATTCTCCAAGCAGCTGGCCCAGCCCAATGGCTGGGTTTCCCTGGAGGACGCCTGTCTGCAGCTCGACGAGCGGCTGCGCATGCGCTGGGGTCTCAACCTGAAGCGCCCCTACGTGGTCGTCCTGTGGGGCGCAGAGGGCGCCGGCTTCTTGGATCTCGACGGCAACTACACCCACGTCAAGGCCCACAAGCCCAAGCGCATTGTGGACGCCCTGGGAGCGGGCGACACCTTCGTCGGCGCCTTCATCTACGCCCTCTACATCCGCGAAAGATCCCTGCCCGTTGCCGTCGATTTCGGCAATCGCATGGCCAGCTACAAGTGCACCAAAAATGGCTACGACCACATCGCTAATATCCTGCTGCCTCCGATTCTATAA
- the LOC108059060 gene encoding ketohexokinase isoform X1 encodes MYGNKLSWAVGKKTVLCVGTTTIDFVSTIEQFPVEHTYEKAIGGYWMRGGNASNNCTVLSNLGVKVEFFGMLSSLCVFQVLIDDLKARGIIIENCPTCDQDAPFASVILTKSTKTRNIVICNSDFPDVGIEDFRKLDLSQYGWIHMRVLHFKNTLAMVKELTAYNAARREKIVLSLEFDNSLEEMWPLMDYCDYAIFSKQLAQPNGWVSLEDACLQLDERLRMRWGLNLKRPYVVVLWGAEGAGFLDLDGNYTHVKAHKPKRIVDALGAGDTFVGAFIYALYIRERSLPVAVDFGNRMASYKCTKNGYDHIANILLPPIL; translated from the coding sequence ATGTATGGCAACAAGCTGAGCTGGGCGGTTGGTAAGAAGACGGTGTTGTGTGTGGGCACCACGACCATAGACTTCGTCTCGACCATAGAGCAGTTCCCCGTGGAGCACACGTACGAGAAGGCCATCGGGGGCTACTGGATGCGCGGCGGCAACGCGTCGAACAACTGCACCGTGCTCTCGAATCTGGGGGTCAAGGTGGAGTTCTTCGGCATGCTGAGCAGCCTGTGTGTGTTTCAGGTGCTGATCGATGACCTGAAGGCGCGCGGCATCATCATTGAGAACTGCCCGACCTGCGACCAGGACGCGCCGTTCGCCTCCGTGATCCTCACCAAGTCGACCAAAACGCGCAACATTGTCATCTGCAACAGTGACTTTCCGGACGTGGGCATCGAGGACTTCCGGAAGCTGGACCTCAGCCAGTACGGCTGGATCCACATGCGGGTGCTGCACTTCAAGAACACGCTGGCGATGGTCAAGGAGCTGACGGCCTACAATGCGGCCAGGCGGGAGAAGATCGTGCTGTCGCTGGAGTTCGACAACAGCCTGGAGGAGATGTGGCCCCTGATGGACTACTGCGACTATGCCATATTCTCCAAGCAGCTGGCCCAGCCCAATGGCTGGGTTTCCCTGGAGGACGCCTGTCTGCAGCTCGACGAGCGGCTGCGCATGCGCTGGGGTCTCAACCTGAAGCGCCCCTACGTGGTCGTCCTGTGGGGCGCAGAGGGCGCCGGCTTCTTGGATCTCGACGGCAACTACACCCACGTCAAGGCCCACAAGCCCAAGCGCATTGTGGACGCCCTGGGAGCGGGCGACACCTTCGTCGGCGCCTTCATCTACGCCCTCTACATCCGCGAAAGATCCCTGCCCGTTGCCGTCGATTTCGGCAATCGCATGGCCAGCTACAAGTGCACCAAAAATGGCTACGACCACATCGCTAATATCCTGCTGCCTCCGATTCTATAA
- the LOC108059061 gene encoding ketohexokinase yields the protein MTQWCSLSVMKAVLCVGCTEVDYVTTVENVDFQSDRTRTQNGTLQRSGRSSNVSTALRLLGANVELFGVLSRNPTYRMILDDLEQRGIDISHCTFTDESPPFSTIVQERWTRRCTVVYCDKPFPYVTAGDFRKLDLNQYGWVNFEARSPRETCDMIRLVLDHNNGREEEDRIVVSLQIYNAFAKVVDLIGMCDYVFVTKYIAETRGWMTPLEACEGINELLRMPRNIRIRRPCVIVPWSSLGAGCMTTEGQYFELPAHKPKKIIDRVGDSDCFTAGFIYAAFVRQRRLADAVDFANAVASFKLAYVGFDCLGHLQIDTVKLPVKIKGDSEATSDEEDNEQLNSCRKHLLRPFEYQEAIKDLRVTVKEEAVEASLIVEPESAS from the coding sequence ATGACCCAATGGTGTTCGCTCAGTGTGATGAAGGCCGTGCTGTGCGTAGGCTGCACGGAGGTGGACTACGTGACCACTGTGGAGAACGTGGACTTCCAGAGCGACAGGACGCGGACCCAGAACGGAACTCTGCAGCGCAGCGGCAGGTCCTCGAACGTCAGCACGGCCCTCCGGCTGTTGGGCGCCAATGTGGAGCTGTTCGGCGTGCTTAGCCGCAATCCCACATACCGCATGATCCTGGACGACCTGGAGCAGCGCGGCATCGACATCAGCCACTGCACCTTCACCGACGAGAGTCCGCCCTTCTCCACCATTGTCCAGGAGCGGTGGACTCGTCGCTGCACAGTTGTCTACTGCGACAAGCCGTTTCCGTATGTGACGGCCGGGGATTTCCGGAAGCTGGATCTCAATCAGTACGGCTGGGTGAACTTTGAGGCGCGCAGTCCGCGGGAAACCTGCGACATGATCCGTCTGGTCCTGGACCACAACAACGGtcgcgaggaggaggatcgcATAGTGGTCTCGCTGCAGATCTATAATGCCTTCGCCAAGGTCGTAGATCTGATTGGCATGTGCGACTATGTGTTCGTCACCAAGTATATAGCCGAGACCCGTGGCTGGATGACGCCGCTGGAGGCCTGCGAGGGAATCAACGAGCTGCTGCGGATGCCGCGGAACATTCGGATCCGACGGCCCTGCGTCATTGTGCCCTGGAGCAGCCTCGGCGCCGGCTGCATGACCACGGAGGGTCAGTACTTCGAACTGCCCGCCCACAAGCCCAAGAAGATCATCGACCGGGTGGGCGATAGTGATTGCTTCACGGCCGGCTTCATTTACGCCGCCTTCGTGCGGCAGAGGCGTTTGGCCGATGCCGTGGACTTCGCCAATGCCGTGGCCAGCTTCAAGTTGGCCTATGTCGGTTTCGATTGCCTGGGCCACCTGCAAATCGACACGGTCAAGCTGCCGGTCAAGATCAAGGGCGACAGTGAGGCGACCTCCGACGAGGAGGATAATGAACAGCTAAACAGCTGCCGGAAGCACCTGCTGCGGCCATTCGAGTACCAGGAAGCGATCAAGGACTTAAGGGTCACAGTCAAGGAAGAGGCGGTAGAGGCCTCGCTGATCGTGGAGCCCGAATCTGCTAGTTAG
- the LOC138912918 gene encoding uncharacterized protein, translated as MSFLQSGLFYVLILSSNQKRKVMQTFRWDNGVMISRIISAANKFGIFGKYLISAEDNAIIADENALRHFIYKGHTIVVVESLDEYLDKHIYLEQPGESHTDEGIINLKTLDMEKGRSALKEEIFLQLKQFSYQLGLVVKDFDNFIQQQVKTHDS; from the exons ATGTCCTTTCTTCAAAGTGGACTATTCTATGTGCTGATTTTGTCAAGTAATCAAAAAAGAAAGGTTATGCAAACCTTTCGTTGGGACAATGGCGTCATGATAAGTCGCATTATATCTGCTG CCAACAAATTTGGAatctttggaaaatatttaatcagtGCTGAGGACAATGCCATTATAGCCGATGAGAACGCCCTTCGCCATTTTATTTACAAGGGTCACACGATAGTCGTGGTCGAAAGTCTGGATGAATACCTGGACAAACACATTTATCTAGAACAACCTGGTGAAAGTCACACAGACGAAGGTATAATCAACTTGAAAACGCtggatatggaaaaaggaAGGTCGGCCTTAAAGGAAGAGATTTTTCTTCAGTTGAAGCAGTTCTCTTATCAGTTGGGACTTGTCGTGAAAGATTTTGACAATTTTATTCAGCAACAGGTGAAGACACATGACTCTTGA